From a region of the Corallococcus coralloides DSM 2259 genome:
- a CDS encoding class I SAM-dependent methyltransferase has product MSLPSETLPSSRQPLLVTTSDRVDAPLAQRARSAAEAVGVPYVERHHKLPLKKLLTDMADALIVFESTAVSLVDAEGTLRFSPGLAHLRVKQLDAGVMEDQLVRVAGLREGERVLDCTLGLGADAQVAARLVGPGGSVIGLEKSPALYLLVRHGLQGLERHPAACPVSAVYADAAEFLRTLPDGAFDVVLFDPMFERERKSSAAFEALRRHADYSPLTRETVDEARRVARRVVVLKGSRYSKDFKKLGITPEPARPNATVLWARLPGSGNPVHPGEDGTP; this is encoded by the coding sequence ATGTCCCTTCCGTCAGAAACCCTGCCTTCCTCCCGCCAGCCGTTGTTGGTCACCACGTCGGACCGGGTGGACGCACCGCTCGCACAGCGTGCGCGGAGTGCGGCGGAGGCGGTGGGCGTGCCGTATGTGGAGCGCCACCACAAGCTGCCCCTGAAGAAGCTGCTCACCGACATGGCGGACGCGCTCATCGTCTTCGAGTCCACGGCGGTGTCGCTGGTGGACGCGGAAGGCACGCTGCGCTTCTCACCGGGGCTCGCGCACCTGCGGGTGAAGCAGCTGGACGCGGGCGTGATGGAGGACCAGCTCGTGCGAGTCGCGGGCCTGCGCGAAGGGGAGCGCGTGTTGGACTGCACGCTGGGCCTGGGCGCGGATGCGCAGGTGGCGGCGCGGCTGGTGGGGCCGGGCGGAAGCGTCATCGGGCTGGAGAAGAGTCCGGCGCTGTATCTGCTGGTGCGGCACGGGCTCCAGGGGCTCGAGCGCCACCCGGCCGCCTGCCCCGTGAGCGCGGTGTACGCGGACGCGGCGGAGTTCCTGCGCACGCTGCCGGACGGCGCGTTCGACGTGGTGCTCTTCGATCCAATGTTCGAGCGCGAGCGAAAGTCCTCCGCCGCGTTCGAAGCGCTGCGCCGCCACGCGGACTACTCGCCGCTGACGCGCGAGACGGTGGACGAGGCCCGGCGCGTGGCACGCCGGGTGGTGGTGCTGAAGGGCTCGCGCTACTCGAAGGACTTCAAGAAGCTGGGCATCACCCCGGAGCCCGCCCGGCCCAACGCCACGGTGTTGTGGGCCCGACTGCCGGGTTCAGGCAATCCTGTCCATCCTGGTGAAGACGGAACTCCCTGA
- a CDS encoding FG-GAP-like repeat-containing protein, which produces MRHPRMAHAGLMLFSVAVLLAMALPRMADSPARPLLDTPRASPTGMGPRAVALGDFNEDGRLDVITANHTAGTVSVLRSLGDGTFAPGLERPTGALPGAVAVGDFDVDGHLDAVTSHFGGTVSVLLGRGDGTFGARTDHSVGAEPSAVDVGDLDGDGRLDVVTANALDDSVSVLLNRGSGRFVHQKDVTTGTNPFAVKVADINHDGMADLVTANFVDTVSVMLGNGDGTFRPRMDFPTGNAPYSVAVVDVDDDGKLDVVTANFRGQSVSVLRGTGAGTFPARVDFPVKGGPYFVAAGDFNGDGMLDLITANFNEDTVSLLPGQGHGSFGAPTRLSTGEGPAALAVGLLDGDLKPDVVTANTRSHDVSVLRAAASADVEVTLTAVPRPGVSVPRIDYTLTVTQHGPDPLKRAVITVALPPGLQASTPDCLMSAGTLQCEVGPMAVGDTALLRFSAPLPRSSVGLSYRITATRTFSVPADPHSANDAASQDYVSLGGLAATWW; this is translated from the coding sequence ATGAGACACCCACGAATGGCCCATGCGGGCTTGATGCTGTTCAGCGTCGCGGTGCTGCTCGCCATGGCGCTGCCTCGGATGGCGGACAGCCCGGCCCGGCCGCTGCTGGACACGCCTCGCGCGTCTCCCACGGGGATGGGCCCCCGCGCGGTGGCGCTGGGTGACTTCAACGAGGACGGGCGCCTGGACGTCATCACCGCCAACCACACCGCGGGCACCGTGTCCGTGTTGCGGAGCCTGGGGGACGGGACGTTCGCGCCCGGCCTGGAGCGGCCCACGGGCGCGTTGCCCGGCGCGGTCGCGGTGGGAGACTTCGACGTGGATGGCCACCTGGACGCGGTCACCAGCCACTTCGGAGGCACGGTGTCCGTGCTCCTGGGGCGCGGGGATGGGACGTTCGGCGCGCGGACCGACCACTCCGTGGGCGCGGAGCCCTCGGCCGTGGACGTGGGCGATTTGGACGGCGACGGCCGCCTGGACGTGGTGACGGCCAACGCGCTCGATGACTCCGTGTCGGTGCTGCTGAACCGGGGCTCCGGACGGTTCGTGCACCAGAAGGACGTGACCACCGGCACCAACCCGTTCGCGGTGAAGGTGGCGGACATCAACCACGACGGGATGGCGGACCTGGTCACCGCGAACTTCGTGGACACGGTGTCGGTGATGCTCGGCAACGGGGACGGGACGTTCCGGCCGCGCATGGACTTCCCCACGGGCAACGCGCCCTACTCCGTCGCGGTGGTGGATGTGGATGACGACGGGAAGCTGGACGTGGTCACCGCGAACTTCCGGGGCCAGAGCGTGTCCGTGCTGCGCGGCACCGGCGCCGGGACGTTCCCCGCGCGCGTGGACTTCCCCGTGAAGGGAGGCCCGTACTTCGTCGCGGCCGGCGACTTCAACGGCGACGGGATGCTGGACCTCATCACCGCGAACTTCAACGAGGACACCGTGTCCCTCCTGCCCGGCCAGGGCCACGGCTCCTTCGGCGCGCCCACGCGCCTGTCCACCGGCGAAGGTCCCGCGGCGCTCGCGGTGGGCCTGCTCGACGGGGACCTGAAGCCGGACGTCGTCACCGCCAACACCCGGAGCCATGACGTGTCCGTGCTGCGGGCCGCGGCCTCCGCGGACGTGGAGGTGACGCTCACCGCCGTCCCCAGGCCGGGGGTGTCCGTGCCGCGCATCGACTACACGCTCACCGTCACGCAGCACGGGCCGGATCCGCTGAAGCGGGCCGTCATCACCGTGGCCCTGCCTCCGGGCCTCCAGGCCAGCACCCCGGACTGCCTCATGTCCGCCGGCACGCTCCAGTGCGAGGTGGGGCCGATGGCCGTGGGAGACACCGCCCTGCTGCGCTTCAGCGCGCCGCTGCCGCGCTCCAGCGTGGGCCTGTCCTACCGCATCACCGCGACCCGGACGTTCAGCGTCCCCGCGGATCCCCACTCCGCCAACGACGCCGCCAGCCAGGACTACGTGTCCCTGGGCGGACTCGCCGCGACGTGGTGGTAG